The following are encoded in a window of Pelecanus crispus isolate bPelCri1 chromosome 6, bPelCri1.pri, whole genome shotgun sequence genomic DNA:
- the SSRP1 gene encoding FACT complex subunit SSRP1 isoform X2, whose product MADTLEFNEIYQEVKGSMNDGRLRLSRQGVIFKNSKTGKVDNIQASELAEGVWRRVALGHGLKLLTKNGHVYKYDGFRESEFDKLSDFFKAHYRLELAEKDLCVKGWNWGTVRFGGQLLSFDIGEQPVFEIPLSNVSQCTTGKNEVTLEFHQNDDAEVSLMEVRFYVPPTQEDGVDPVEAFAQNVLSKADVIQATGDAICIFRELQCLTPRGRYDIRIYPTFLHLHGKTFDYKIPYTTVLRLFLLPHKDQRQMFFVISLDPPIKQGQTRYHFLILLFSKDEDISLTLNMNEEEVEKRFEGRLTKNMSGSLYEMVSRVMKALVNRKITVPGNFQGHSGAQCITCSYKASSGLLYPLERGFIYVHKPPVHIRFDEISFVNFARGTTTTRSFDFEIETKQGTQYTFSSIEREEYGKLFDFVNAKKLNIKNRGLKEGMKQSYDEYADSDEDQHDAYLERMKEEGKIREENANDSSDGSGEETDESFNPGEEDDDVAEEFDSNASASSSSGDGDSDRDEKKPAKKAKIVKDRKPRKKQLESKKGKDPNAPKRPMSAYMLWLNANREKIKSDHPGISITDLSKKAGELWKAMSKEKKEEWDRKAEDARRDYEKAMKEYSVGSKERSKKKKKKQEKQMRGKVEKKGASSKSLSSTKSPAKNMSESFKSKEFVSSDESSSGDNKKEDSEEEGVASLPPSSEESASGSD is encoded by the exons ATGGCCGACACGCTGGAGTTCAACGAGATATACCAGGAGGTGAAGGGATCCATG AACGATGGGCGGCTGCGGCTGAGCCGGCAAGGCGTGATCTTCAAGAACAGCAAGACGGGGAAGGTGGACAACATCCAGGCCTCGGAGCTGGCTGAGGGCGTGTGGCGGCGCGTGGCTCTGGGTCACGGCCTCAAGCTGCTCACCAAGAATGGCCACGTCTACAAATACGATGGTTTCCGGGAATCG GAGTTTGATAAGCTCTCAGACTTCTTCAAGGCCCACTATCGcctggagctggcagagaaggacctgTGCGTGAAGGGTTGGAACTGGGGGACAGTGAGGTTCGGAG gGCAGCTGCTCTCCTTTGACATCGGGGAGCAGCCGGTGTTCGAGATCCCCCTCAGCAACGTCTCCCAGTGCACGACGGGCAAGAATGAGGTGACGCTGGAGTTCCACCAGAACGACGACGCTGAGGTCTCGCTCATGGAGGTTCGCTTCTACGTGCCCCCGACCCAGGAGGATGGCGTGGACCCTGTGGAG GCCTTCGCTCAGAACGTCCTCTCCAAGGCGGACGTGATCCAGGCCACTGGCGATGCCATCTGTATCTTCCGGGAACTGCAGTGCCTGACGCCTCGCGGGCGATACGACATCCGCATCTACCCCACCTTCCTGCACCTCCACGGCAAGACCTTTGACTACAAGATCCCCTATACGACTGTGCTGCGCCTCTTCCTGCTGCCGCACAAGGACCAGCGGCAGATGTTCTTTGTG ATCAGCCTGGATCCCCCGATAAAGCAAGGCCAGACCCGCTACCATTTCCTTATCCTGCTCTTCTCCAAGGATGAGGACATCTCCCTGACTCTAAACATGAATGA GGAAGAGGTGGAGAAACGCTTCGAGGGGCGGCTCACCAAGAACATGTCGGGCTCCCTCTACGAGATGGTCAGCCGCGTCATGAAGGCGCTGGTGAACCGCAAGATCACTGTGCCCGGCAACTTCCAGGG GCACTCCGGCGCCCAGTGCATCACCTGCTCCTACAAGGCCAGCTCGGGGCTGCTCTACCCGCTGGAGCGTGGCTTCATCTACGTGCACAAGCCGCCCGTGCACATCCGCTTCGACGAGATCTCCTTCGTCAACTTCGCCCGCGGGACCACCACCACCCGCTCCTTCGACTTCGAGATCGAGACCAAGCAGGGCACGCAGTACACCTTCAGCAGCATAGAGAG ggaggagTACGGGAAGCTCTTTGACTTCGTCAATGCCAAGAAGCTGAACATCAAGAACCGAGGCCTCAAGGAG GGCATGAAGCAGAGCTACGACGAATACGCTGACTCTGATGAGGACCAGCACGACGCCTACCTGGAGAGGATGAAGGAGGAGGGCAAGATCCGGGAGGAGAACGCCAATGACAGCAGCGACGGCTCTGGGGAGGAGACCG ACGAGTCCTTCaaccctggagaagaggatgaTGACGTGGCTGAAGA GTTTGACAGCAACGCCTCGGCCAGCTCCTCCAGCGGCGATGGCGACAGCGACCGGGACGAGAAGAAGccagccaagaaggccaagatTGTCAAAGACCGCAAGCCCCGCAAGAAGCAGCTGGAG AGCAAAAAGGGGAAAGACCCCAACGCTCCCAAGCGGCCAATGTCGGCTTACATGCTCTGGCTGAATGCCAACCGTGAGAAGATCAAGTCAGACCATCCTGGCATCAGCATCACAGACTTGTCCAAGAAGGCTGGGGAGCTCTGGAAAGCCATGTccaaggagaagaaggag GAATGGGATCGCAAGGCGGAAGACGCCAGGAGGGACTACGAGAAGGCCATGAAGGAGTACAGCGTGGGCAGCAA GGAGAGGtctaaaaagaagaagaagaagcaggAGAAGCAGATGAGGGGGAAAGTGGAGAAGAAAGGTGCCTCCTCCAAGTCTTTGTCCTCCACCAAGTCCCCGGCCAAGAATATGAGCGAGAGCTTCAAGAGCAAGGAATTTGTCTCCAGCGATGAGAGCTCCTCCGGAGACAACAAGAAGGAG GACTCGGAGGAGGAGGGAGTCGCCAGCTTGCCCCCCAGCTCGGAGGAATCGGCGTCCGGCTCGGATTAG
- the SSRP1 gene encoding FACT complex subunit SSRP1 isoform X1: MADTLEFNEIYQEVKGSMNDGRLRLSRQGVIFKNSKTGKVDNIQASELAEGVWRRVALGHGLKLLTKNGHVYKYDGFRESEFDKLSDFFKAHYRLELAEKDLCVKGWNWGTVRFGGQLLSFDIGEQPVFEIPLSNVSQCTTGKNEVTLEFHQNDDAEVSLMEVRFYVPPTQEDGVDPVEAFAQNVLSKADVIQATGDAICIFRELQCLTPRGRYDIRIYPTFLHLHGKTFDYKIPYTTVLRLFLLPHKDQRQMFFVISLDPPIKQGQTRYHFLILLFSKDEDISLTLNMNEEEVEKRFEGRLTKNMSGSLYEMVSRVMKALVNRKITVPGNFQGHSGAQCITCSYKASSGLLYPLERGFIYVHKPPVHIRFDEISFVNFARGTTTTRSFDFEIETKQGTQYTFSSIEREEYGKLFDFVNAKKLNIKNRGLKEGMKQSYDEYADSDEDQHDAYLERMKEEGKIREENANDSSDGSGEETDESFNPGEEDDDVAEEFDSNASASSSSGDGDSDRDEKKPAKKAKIVKDRKPRKKQLESKKGKDPNAPKRPMSAYMLWLNANREKIKSDHPGISITDLSKKAGELWKAMSKEKKEEWDRKAEDARRDYEKAMKEYSVGSKSESAKTERSKKKKKKQEKQMRGKVEKKGASSKSLSSTKSPAKNMSESFKSKEFVSSDESSSGDNKKEDSEEEGVASLPPSSEESASGSD, from the exons ATGGCCGACACGCTGGAGTTCAACGAGATATACCAGGAGGTGAAGGGATCCATG AACGATGGGCGGCTGCGGCTGAGCCGGCAAGGCGTGATCTTCAAGAACAGCAAGACGGGGAAGGTGGACAACATCCAGGCCTCGGAGCTGGCTGAGGGCGTGTGGCGGCGCGTGGCTCTGGGTCACGGCCTCAAGCTGCTCACCAAGAATGGCCACGTCTACAAATACGATGGTTTCCGGGAATCG GAGTTTGATAAGCTCTCAGACTTCTTCAAGGCCCACTATCGcctggagctggcagagaaggacctgTGCGTGAAGGGTTGGAACTGGGGGACAGTGAGGTTCGGAG gGCAGCTGCTCTCCTTTGACATCGGGGAGCAGCCGGTGTTCGAGATCCCCCTCAGCAACGTCTCCCAGTGCACGACGGGCAAGAATGAGGTGACGCTGGAGTTCCACCAGAACGACGACGCTGAGGTCTCGCTCATGGAGGTTCGCTTCTACGTGCCCCCGACCCAGGAGGATGGCGTGGACCCTGTGGAG GCCTTCGCTCAGAACGTCCTCTCCAAGGCGGACGTGATCCAGGCCACTGGCGATGCCATCTGTATCTTCCGGGAACTGCAGTGCCTGACGCCTCGCGGGCGATACGACATCCGCATCTACCCCACCTTCCTGCACCTCCACGGCAAGACCTTTGACTACAAGATCCCCTATACGACTGTGCTGCGCCTCTTCCTGCTGCCGCACAAGGACCAGCGGCAGATGTTCTTTGTG ATCAGCCTGGATCCCCCGATAAAGCAAGGCCAGACCCGCTACCATTTCCTTATCCTGCTCTTCTCCAAGGATGAGGACATCTCCCTGACTCTAAACATGAATGA GGAAGAGGTGGAGAAACGCTTCGAGGGGCGGCTCACCAAGAACATGTCGGGCTCCCTCTACGAGATGGTCAGCCGCGTCATGAAGGCGCTGGTGAACCGCAAGATCACTGTGCCCGGCAACTTCCAGGG GCACTCCGGCGCCCAGTGCATCACCTGCTCCTACAAGGCCAGCTCGGGGCTGCTCTACCCGCTGGAGCGTGGCTTCATCTACGTGCACAAGCCGCCCGTGCACATCCGCTTCGACGAGATCTCCTTCGTCAACTTCGCCCGCGGGACCACCACCACCCGCTCCTTCGACTTCGAGATCGAGACCAAGCAGGGCACGCAGTACACCTTCAGCAGCATAGAGAG ggaggagTACGGGAAGCTCTTTGACTTCGTCAATGCCAAGAAGCTGAACATCAAGAACCGAGGCCTCAAGGAG GGCATGAAGCAGAGCTACGACGAATACGCTGACTCTGATGAGGACCAGCACGACGCCTACCTGGAGAGGATGAAGGAGGAGGGCAAGATCCGGGAGGAGAACGCCAATGACAGCAGCGACGGCTCTGGGGAGGAGACCG ACGAGTCCTTCaaccctggagaagaggatgaTGACGTGGCTGAAGA GTTTGACAGCAACGCCTCGGCCAGCTCCTCCAGCGGCGATGGCGACAGCGACCGGGACGAGAAGAAGccagccaagaaggccaagatTGTCAAAGACCGCAAGCCCCGCAAGAAGCAGCTGGAG AGCAAAAAGGGGAAAGACCCCAACGCTCCCAAGCGGCCAATGTCGGCTTACATGCTCTGGCTGAATGCCAACCGTGAGAAGATCAAGTCAGACCATCCTGGCATCAGCATCACAGACTTGTCCAAGAAGGCTGGGGAGCTCTGGAAAGCCATGTccaaggagaagaaggag GAATGGGATCGCAAGGCGGAAGACGCCAGGAGGGACTACGAGAAGGCCATGAAGGAGTACAGCGTGGGCAGCAAGTCGGAGAGCGCCAAGAC GGAGAGGtctaaaaagaagaagaagaagcaggAGAAGCAGATGAGGGGGAAAGTGGAGAAGAAAGGTGCCTCCTCCAAGTCTTTGTCCTCCACCAAGTCCCCGGCCAAGAATATGAGCGAGAGCTTCAAGAGCAAGGAATTTGTCTCCAGCGATGAGAGCTCCTCCGGAGACAACAAGAAGGAG GACTCGGAGGAGGAGGGAGTCGCCAGCTTGCCCCCCAGCTCGGAGGAATCGGCGTCCGGCTCGGATTAG
- the P2RX3 gene encoding P2X purinoceptor 3 — translation MPTPRPGPGWVSAFFSYETTKSVVVKSWVVGAVNRGVQLLILAYFIGWVFLHEKAYQVRDTVIESSVVTKVKGIGRYAGRVLDTADYVTPDQGTSVFVVVTKQILTENQAQGVCPESEARYRCTADRDCQGTSPTTGSGVLTGRCVPYNRTLRTCEIRGWCPAEVDTIDVPVMLEAENFTLFIKNSIRFPLFGFEKANLPPPGSGGELGRCRFHPERQPLCPILRLGDVVRLAGQDFPTMAATGGVLGIKIGWVCDLDRAWERCLPRYSFTRLDGLARAPAPGYNFRHARYYRWQDGTERRTLTKAFGIRFDVLVYGTAGKFSIVPTLINTVAAFTSIGVGTVLCDIILLNFLKGAEHYKARKFEEVPEAGVPAPPASPTACPPGALGGCSRDKQSTDSGTFSLGL, via the exons atgcccaccccgcgccccggccccggctgggTGAGCGCCTTCTTCTCCTACGAGACCACCAAGTCGGTGGTGGTGAAGAGCTGGGTGGTGGGGGCCGTCAACCGCGGCGTGCAGCTCCTCATCCTCGCCTACTTCATCGG CTGGGTGTTCCTCCATGAGAAAGCCTACCAGGTGCGGGACACCGTCATCGAGTCCTCGGTGGTGACCAAGGTCAAGGGCATTGGGCGCTATGCCGGCCGGGTGCTGGATACGGCCGACTACGTCACCCCTGACCAG GGCACCTCGGTGTTCGTGGTGGTCACCAAGCAGATCCTGACGGAGAACCAGGCGCAGGGCGTCTGCCCTGAG AGCGAAGCCCGGTACCGCTGCACGGCCGACCGCGACTGCCAGGGGACGAGCCCCACCACGGGCAGCG GGGTGCTGACCGGGCGCTGCGTCCCCTACAACCGGACCCTACGCACCTGCGAGATCCGGGGCTGGTGCCCGGCCGAGGTGGACACCATCGACGT accCGTCATGCTGGAGGCCGAAAACTTCACCCTCTTCATCAAGAACAGCATCCGCTTCCCGCTCTTTGGCTTCGAGAA ggCCAACCTGCCgccccccggcagcggcggggagcTGGGCCGGTGCCGGTTCCACCCCGAGcggcagcccctctgccccatcCTGCGGCTGGGGGACGTGGTGCGCCTCGCCGGGCAGGACTTCCCCACGATGGCCGCCACC gggggggtgctgggcatcAAGATCGGGTGGGTGTGCGACCTGGACCGCGCCTGGGagcgctgcctgccccgctACTCCTTCACCCGCCTGGACGGCCTcgcccgcgcccccgcccccggctaCAACTTCAG GCACGCCAGGTACTACCGCTGGCAGGACGGCACCGAGCGCCGCACCCTCACCAAGGCCTTCGGCATCCGCTTCGACGTCCTGGTGTACGGCACC gcTGGGAAGTTCAGCATCGTCCCCACCCTCATCAACACGGTGGCAGCTTTCACCTCCATCGGCGTG GGCACGGTGCTGTGCGATATCATCCTGCTCAACTTCCTGAAGGGAGCCGAGCACTACAAGGCCCGCAAGTTTGAGGAG GTGCCAGAGGCTGGCGtgcccgcgccccccgccagccccacggcGTGCCCCCCCGGGgcgctggggggctgcagcagagacaaGCAGTCCACCGACTCCGGCACCTTCTCCCTCGGCCTCTAG
- the PRG2 gene encoding bone marrow proteoglycan: protein MQPCLLLALALLGTAWVPEEEETQCPLESETQTFSLSHPLGAKTCHYVVVSRCLNFYAAQHICAHCYRGSLVSIHSHGTNAVLQRQARARTNSGQVWIGAITTPWHNIVHCHWMDRSRWNYSHWLRGNPRCSHRFCTSLCTNNGRWRSQSCQKRLPFICEY from the exons atgcagccctgcctgctccttgccctggccctgctgggcACGGCCTGG gtgccggaggaggaggagacccAGTGCCCGCTGGAGAGCGAGACGCAGACCTTCAGCCTCTCCCACCCGCTGGGTGCCAAGACCTGCCACTACGTCGTGGTCAGCCGCTGCCTAAACTTCTACGCCGCCCAG CACATCTGCGCCCACTGCTACCGCGGGTCGCTGGTGTCCATCCACAGCCACGGCACCAACGCCGTCCTGCAGCGCCAGGCACGGGCCCGCACCAACAGCGGGCAGGTCTGGATCGGGGCCATCACCACGCCCTGG CACAACATCGTGCACTGCCACTGGATGGACCGCAGCCGCTGGAACTACTCGCACTGGCTGCGCGGGAACCCCCGCTGCTCCCACAGATTCTGCACCTCCCTCTGCACCAACA ACGGGCGCTGGAGGAGCCAGAGTTGCCAGAAGAGGCTGCCCTTCATCTGCGAGTACTGA
- the LOC142593707 gene encoding bone marrow proteoglycan-like — MQPCLLLALALLGTAWARQPAPRQPQEVPAGTAERGHKFRYMVVTKARTYAAAQRHCQKELQGQLVSVHSASTNERLLKLARTYTHHALWIGAVTRCRGGNRESQWEDASPWNYANWAPTQPSRLFTTCTTLSTHDGLWRSKFCFQLYPFICQY, encoded by the exons atgcagccctgcctgctcctcgccctggccctgctgggcACGGCCTGGGCCCGCCAGCCCG ccccccgcCAACCCCAGGAGGTGCCGGCGGGCACGGCCGAGCGGGGCCACAAGTTCCGCTACATGGTGGTCACCAAGGCCCGCACCTACGCGGCCGCCCAG CGGCACTGCCAGAAGgagctgcaggggcagctggtCTCGGTGCACAGTGCCTCCACCAACGAGAGGCTGCTGAAGCTGGCACGCACCTACACCCACCACGCGCTCTGGATCGGGGCCGTCACCAGATGCAGG GGGGGGAACCGGGAGTCGCAGTGGGAGGACGCCAGCCCCTGGAACTACGCCAACTGGGCGCCCACCCAGCCCTCCCGCCTCTTCACCACCTGCACCACCCTCAGCACCCACG atGGGCTCTGGAGAAGCAAGTTCTGCTTCCAGCTGTACCCCTTCATCTGCCAGTACTGA